The sequence TGGCAAGGGAAATATTATAGAATACGGTATTAGTTCCCAGTCCTGCAAATGCGCTGCCGTTATTACCACCTGCCGAACTGAAAGCGTAAAGTATCTCCGTCAATCCGTGAGGACCGCTGCAGTTCAGTCCCTTTAATCCAGCAGGGATTATGCATGCCCATGCTGAAAACAGGAGAATGACCAGGCTTGGAGCCAATACAGCAATAATCGCCATTTTTACTTCATATGCTTCCACTTTTTTCCCAAGGAATTCAGGCGTCCGGCCAACCATCAGGCCTGATATGAAAACAGTAAGGATGACGAAAATGATCATCCCGTATAAACCTGCTCCTACTCCGCCGAAGATCACTTCTCCCAGCATCATGTTGAACATGGCTATCATTCCTGATATGGGTGAAAGGCTGTCGTGCATGGCATTCACCGAACCGCTGGAAGCGCCTGTCGTCGCAACTGACCAAAGCACGCTGTTGGCCACTCCGAAACGGGTTTCTTTACCCTCCAAACTCCCGGCAATATTCAACACAGGATTATGGCTGTATTCCGAATATAGTGATGCTAAAAGAGCTGTGGAGAAAAGGATAAACATAACAATGAACAAGGTCCAACCCTTGCGGTTGGATCTGGCGAACCGGCCATAAGTAAATGTCAGCGCAGAAGGGATGAGAAGAATGGCCAGCATCTCAAGGAAATTGCTGAATGGGGTCGGATTTTCAAAGGGATGGGCGCTGTTTGCCCCGAAAAACCCTCCGCCGTTCGTTCCAAGCTGTTTGATCGCGACCTGTGAGGCTGCAGGTCCAAGCGGGATGATCTGCTCGGTGCCTTGCAAGGTGGTAGCTTTTACATAAGGTGAAAAGCTCTGCACCACCCCCTGGCCTGCTAAAATTACTGCGAGGATGATTGACAATGGCAGGAGAATGTAAACAACCGAACGGGTAAGGTCAACCCAGAAATTGCCCAGGTCCCTGGTCGTTCTTCTTGTCAATCCCCGCATCAGGGCTACAAATACTGCCATTCCCGTGGCAGCGCTGAGGAAATTCTGAACGGTAAGTCCTAATAATTGCACCAGATATCCGAGAGTGGTTTCGCCATTGTATGATTGCCAGTTTGTATTGGTCATGAAACTGACTGCTGTATTCAATGAGAGATACCAGGAGGTGCCCGGGAGATGCTGCGGATTTAGCGGAAGGTACCGCTGAAGCATCAGCAGCAGGAATAAAACAATGAATCCCAAAAAATTGAACAGTAAAAGACTTATTGTGTAAGTTTTCCAGTTCATCTCCTCGTTGCGGTCGATCCGACAGGCACGGTAAATCAGGTTTTCCAGCCACGACATTACTGGTTTCATCATGTGGCGCTCGTTCATGTAAACTCTTGCCATATAACGGCCGAGAACCGGGGTCAGAGCTATCAGCGCGAGGAGGTAGAGTGCCACTTGGATTACTTCATTCATGCTTGTTTGACTTGTAATAGTTCAGATCATGCCATTTCGACTCGTCTAAGGTCAAATGAAAGATTTTTTCCAGACAGGTAGCTATTAAATATCCTATAAAAAATACTGCGATTAACCCGAGGAAGAATTCAACAGTCAACATCATGACATTAAAATTTATCAGGTTTTAAAAGGGAATATATAAGGTAACCGAGAATAAAGAGCGCGATGACCGCACCGATAATATAACTGACATGGTTGCTTTCCGCAATCCCGGGTGCAGGAATTGTTACCGGGGCAGTCATGAGAGGCAAAACCGATGTTAAGTTTCTTAATTTCATGCTTTATTAAATAACAACAGTACAAAATTAGGCTGCTATTTATAAGCATTAGGTTAAGAATAGGCTGGAAAGGATAAGGATTTTATAAAGAATAATGAGGGTTTCCATCCCGAGGATTGAAAACCCTTTAGTTGACGATAAATTTCCCCGTAAATAAACCGTTGCTCTTCCTGTCAAAGATCTTATAAACGTAAATCCCTGCCGGCAGGCCCTCTCTTGAAATGATGATCTGACGTGAAGAAATATTATCCATACGCTTCACCTGCTGGCCGAACAGGTTGAAAACGCCCAGTGATGCCCCTTCCAGGCCTTTTTCTCCATCTACCTTTATTATCGCAAGCGTACTGAAAGGGTTCGGGTAAATCCTGCACTTAATCGACTCATCTACCCGTTTCTCAGGCAATTTCACATAATTGC comes from Bacteroidales bacterium and encodes:
- the kdpA gene encoding potassium-transporting ATPase subunit KdpA; protein product: MNEVIQVALYLLALIALTPVLGRYMARVYMNERHMMKPVMSWLENLIYRACRIDRNEEMNWKTYTISLLLFNFLGFIVLFLLLMLQRYLPLNPQHLPGTSWYLSLNTAVSFMTNTNWQSYNGETTLGYLVQLLGLTVQNFLSAATGMAVFVALMRGLTRRTTRDLGNFWVDLTRSVVYILLPLSIILAVILAGQGVVQSFSPYVKATTLQGTEQIIPLGPAASQVAIKQLGTNGGGFFGANSAHPFENPTPFSNFLEMLAILLIPSALTFTYGRFARSNRKGWTLFIVMFILFSTALLASLYSEYSHNPVLNIAGSLEGKETRFGVANSVLWSVATTGASSGSVNAMHDSLSPISGMIAMFNMMLGEVIFGGVGAGLYGMIIFVILTVFISGLMVGRTPEFLGKKVEAYEVKMAIIAVLAPSLVILLFSAWACIIPAGLKGLNCSGPHGLTEILYAFSSAGGNNGSAFAGLGTNTVFYNISLATGMLIGRFGIIIPVMAIAGNMAGKKITPPSSGTFRTDNWIFGVLLIGVILIVGGLTFFPALALGPLVEHFLMISGISF
- the kdpF gene encoding K(+)-transporting ATPase subunit F codes for the protein MKLRNLTSVLPLMTAPVTIPAPGIAESNHVSYIIGAVIALFILGYLIYSLLKPDKF